One genomic segment of uncultured Desulfobacter sp. includes these proteins:
- a CDS encoding SDR family oxidoreductase, producing the protein MPYPQRSILFCDDLPTRPVVEKGLILVTGAGGYIGGRLVPELIARGYRVRVLVRSHGESYGLRWPGAEVVEGDALNVEDLRRAMDQVNTAFYLMHSMLTGRKKLQNFELAVAKNFRRAAGEKGVERIIYLGGLGDKNDSLSTHLKSRLEVARELIKGPVPVTVIRAAVIIGSGSSSFEIIKNLVARMPVICLPGYAKTLCQPIGIRDVIKYLVGCLEHEKTRGREFDIGGNEILSYENMMKVVADILGKKRWFTRLPLSLNVFSFLASFITPVPAAITRSLMEGLANEVVCRDEEIQALIPFETVPFREAVKRAMKIEDDDTMQSRWSCAYPPTWNLAPRLHELARPPHYISRHWIHSSKSDVSLFYAFCRIGGKEGWFHNNWMWRLRGEIDRLLLGVGMSRGRRSQSELWENDVIDFFRVEKLETHRRLLLRAEMKVPGQAWLEFSVKAENPHLNRLIVTAYFEPRGIWGDIYWYFFLPFHYLIFTRLLQAIEGQSRSRERES; encoded by the coding sequence ATGCCGTATCCTCAAAGATCTATATTGTTCTGTGATGATTTACCCACCCGTCCGGTGGTGGAAAAAGGCCTTATCCTCGTTACCGGAGCTGGCGGTTACATCGGTGGTCGGCTTGTACCCGAATTAATTGCCCGGGGGTACAGGGTGCGTGTACTGGTCAGGTCCCATGGTGAATCTTATGGCCTGCGCTGGCCCGGGGCGGAGGTTGTGGAAGGAGATGCTTTGAATGTAGAGGACTTGAGGCGGGCCATGGACCAGGTTAATACCGCCTTTTATCTGATGCATTCGATGCTTACAGGGCGCAAAAAGTTACAAAATTTCGAATTGGCTGTGGCAAAAAATTTCAGACGGGCTGCTGGGGAAAAGGGTGTTGAGCGCATCATTTACCTGGGCGGATTGGGAGATAAAAACGATTCCTTATCCACGCACCTGAAGAGCCGTCTTGAAGTTGCACGGGAATTGATAAAAGGACCGGTGCCGGTGACGGTCATCCGGGCGGCCGTGATTATCGGCTCGGGAAGTTCCTCCTTTGAAATTATCAAAAATCTGGTGGCCCGCATGCCGGTGATCTGTTTGCCGGGTTATGCCAAAACCCTTTGTCAGCCCATCGGTATCCGTGATGTGATCAAGTATCTGGTGGGGTGCCTGGAACACGAAAAGACTCGTGGCCGGGAATTTGATATCGGAGGGAATGAGATCCTTTCCTATGAAAATATGATGAAGGTAGTGGCGGATATTCTCGGCAAAAAGCGCTGGTTTACCCGACTTCCATTGTCTTTGAATGTTTTTTCATTTCTGGCCAGTTTTATCACGCCGGTACCGGCCGCGATCACCCGTTCACTGATGGAAGGGCTTGCCAATGAAGTGGTGTGTAGAGATGAGGAGATCCAGGCTCTGATTCCTTTCGAGACCGTTCCCTTTCGCGAAGCGGTTAAACGCGCCATGAAAATCGAAGACGACGACACAATGCAAAGCCGATGGTCCTGTGCCTATCCGCCCACTTGGAATTTGGCTCCAAGGTTGCATGAATTGGCTCGGCCGCCTCATTATATCAGCCGGCATTGGATACATTCGTCTAAAAGCGACGTGTCCCTGTTTTATGCTTTTTGTCGGATTGGGGGCAAGGAAGGGTGGTTTCACAACAACTGGATGTGGCGTCTGCGGGGTGAGATCGACCGCCTGTTACTCGGTGTGGGCATGTCCCGGGGGCGGCGGAGTCAGTCCGAATTATGGGAAAATGATGTGATTGATTTTTTTCGTGTGGAGAAACTTGAGACTCACCGCCGGCTTCTGTTAAGGGCCGAAATGAAAGTGCCGGGTCAGGCCTGGCTGGAATTTAGTGTTAAAGCTGAAAACCCTCACCTTAACCGCCTCATTGTAACCGCATACTTTGAGCCCCGGGGGATCTGGGGCGATATATACTGGTATTTTTTCCTTCCTTTTCACTACCTGATTTTTACCCGCCTGCTCCAGGCCATCGAGGGACAGAGCCGTAGCAGGGAACGCGAATCTTAA
- a CDS encoding transposase produces MNTTLTGVQNQITNSEQIGVLSDYFAKFKIGTLLNRSGIVKTKGASPLAIFTALFNLAFHNENLYQGIVKNKKVEVDKDAAYNFLNSPTYNWRRFTLHLCRRIYFIIRKLLDDSSEEVLIFDDSTYSRNRSKKVELLSRVFDHTDMKYIKGFRMLTLGWSDGNSFLGLDFALLSSADKKNRYNEINPDIDKRTCGYHRRQEAVTKTTAHLVPMVKRALDMGVRAKYVLMDSWFSMPSAIADLREHIHVICMLKDHPKWLYEYQGKKLRLSELYGKLKKKRGRAKIKAQAIVTLSNGKQAKIIFVSCDKKRGWLALLSTDLSLPNEEVIRLYGKRWDIEVFFKMCKQHLKLAKEIQIRNYDGLIAHTSLVIARYNMLSLYQRQCMDQRSFGELFRACNDEMTNLSFMVSLERIMRLALVNIRRLFDFTEHMVQEMLDLVMGQALKYFGFSSEIEELSGVQIYSSES; encoded by the coding sequence ATGAATACTACACTTACCGGCGTACAAAATCAAATAACAAATTCAGAACAGATTGGCGTACTCAGTGATTACTTTGCAAAATTCAAAATCGGTACGTTATTGAATCGATCAGGAATCGTTAAAACCAAAGGAGCATCACCGCTTGCCATTTTCACAGCCTTATTTAACCTGGCATTTCACAACGAAAATTTATACCAGGGCATTGTGAAAAACAAAAAAGTTGAGGTCGATAAGGACGCTGCTTACAATTTTCTGAACTCTCCGACATATAACTGGCGGCGGTTTACCCTTCATCTTTGCCGCCGGATTTATTTTATCATTAGAAAGCTTCTTGATGATTCTTCCGAAGAAGTTCTTATTTTTGACGATTCTACCTATAGCAGAAACCGTTCTAAAAAAGTCGAGCTTTTATCCCGGGTGTTTGATCATACAGATATGAAGTACATCAAAGGATTCCGGATGCTGACCCTTGGCTGGTCTGACGGTAACAGTTTTCTTGGACTTGATTTTGCCCTTTTATCATCTGCAGACAAAAAGAATCGATACAATGAAATCAATCCTGATATTGATAAAAGGACCTGCGGATATCATCGCCGCCAGGAAGCGGTTACAAAAACCACAGCCCATCTCGTACCGATGGTAAAAAGAGCCCTTGATATGGGTGTCCGGGCTAAGTATGTTTTAATGGACAGTTGGTTTTCGATGCCATCAGCAATAGCAGATTTGCGGGAACACATACACGTCATATGCATGCTGAAAGATCATCCAAAATGGCTTTATGAATATCAAGGCAAAAAGCTTAGGCTGTCCGAACTCTATGGAAAATTGAAGAAAAAAAGAGGACGGGCAAAAATCAAGGCCCAAGCCATTGTTACTCTTTCCAACGGCAAGCAGGCAAAAATTATTTTTGTTTCCTGTGATAAAAAACGAGGCTGGCTTGCACTCCTGTCGACAGATCTGTCCCTCCCTAATGAAGAAGTCATTCGGCTGTACGGCAAACGCTGGGATATTGAAGTCTTTTTCAAAATGTGCAAGCAACACCTGAAATTGGCAAAAGAAATACAAATTAGGAACTACGATGGCCTGATCGCTCATACATCTCTTGTCATTGCCAGATACAACATGCTCAGCCTTTATCAGCGGCAATGTATGGATCAAAGGTCATTCGGGGAACTCTTCAGGGCCTGTAATGATGAGATGACCAATCTTTCTTTTATGGTCTCTTTGGAGCGGATCATGCGCTTAGCTCTGGTAAATATTCGGCGACTATTTGATTTTACCGAGCATATGGTACAGGAGATGCTTGATCTGGTGATGGGTCAAGCTCTCAAGTATTTCGGTTTTTCAAGTGAGATTGAGGAATTATCGGGGGTGCAAATTTACTCCTCCGAAAGTTGA
- a CDS encoding HU family DNA-binding protein, which produces MNKLELIQTVKDRTGLSKQEISDVVKLFFESFTEAMVNGERIEIRGFCSFFMKEYAAYTGRNPKIGEKVQIPAKRLPFFKPGKELKDRVDY; this is translated from the coding sequence TTGAATAAACTCGAACTAATTCAAACCGTTAAAGACAGAACAGGGTTGAGCAAACAGGAAATCAGCGACGTGGTAAAGCTGTTCTTTGAGAGCTTCACCGAGGCTATGGTCAACGGAGAACGGATTGAGATCCGAGGATTTTGTTCTTTTTTCATGAAGGAATACGCTGCTTACACTGGCAGAAACCCCAAAATTGGGGAAAAGGTCCAGATACCTGCCAAAAGATTACCCTTCTTCAAGCCGGGTAAAGAGTTGAAGGATAGGGTTGATTATTAA
- a CDS encoding integration host factor subunit alpha — MALTKTDIVELIVEKDDFSPTEAKDGLEELIEIIKYTLESGEDLMISGFGKFQVNEKKPRKGRNPATGNSMVLAKRRVVTFKCAGKLRDRING, encoded by the coding sequence TTGGCACTTACAAAAACTGATATTGTTGAACTGATTGTAGAGAAAGATGATTTTAGTCCAACCGAAGCAAAAGACGGGTTAGAGGAGCTTATTGAAATCATAAAATATACACTTGAGTCGGGTGAAGATCTTATGATTAGCGGTTTCGGGAAATTTCAGGTCAATGAAAAAAAACCGAGAAAGGGACGAAATCCAGCCACTGGTAATTCAATGGTACTGGCCAAGAGACGGGTGGTTACATTTAAATGTGCCGGGAAATTGAGGGACCGAATCAATGGATAA
- a CDS encoding DUF3820 family protein: protein MPPVIPDKNEFITLTTMKMPFGKYKGLRLVDLPEPYLVWFSRKGFPEGKLGRLLQTVYEIKLNGLEYLFKQK from the coding sequence ATGCCGCCAGTCATCCCAGATAAAAATGAATTCATCACGCTTACCACGATGAAAATGCCTTTTGGCAAATATAAAGGTCTGCGTCTTGTGGACCTGCCGGAACCTTATCTGGTTTGGTTCTCACGAAAGGGTTTTCCAGAAGGCAAATTAGGGCGATTGCTGCAGACCGTCTATGAAATTAAACTCAACGGCCTGGAATACCTGTTTAAACAGAAATGA